A genomic region of Microbacterium schleiferi contains the following coding sequences:
- a CDS encoding sensor histidine kinase yields the protein MTTVEDVTRVEAISHYDLIDSPPRSDLEGLVRLAALLCGVPTAVINIIDDRFQHQIAAVGMEPAVCDRDDSLCVAVLAQRTPVVVPDAREDPRFSANPFVTGDIARVRFYASSPLVTPDGVVIGTLCVFDENVRDLDSETQRALDILANQVIDVLELRRITRELLQTNEMLSQFAGQISHDLRNPLTALTGFLELASDSPDIDHAPQAARSLAHAESAADRMAAMIADLLEYARRGSAAPRPHTVRLDELATEVVKDLRVAITAAGADVVVDADLEVWADRTLLGVVIQNLIANAVKFAAADGVEPRVEVRAEVSSPGWLITVDDNGPGVPVALRRRVFDFMDRGNAEGVDGLGIGLATCRRIIQAHGGRIGIDDSPLGGARVWITLPSRPDVR from the coding sequence ATGACGACAGTCGAGGATGTCACCCGGGTCGAGGCGATCAGCCACTACGACCTGATCGACTCACCACCCCGCTCGGACCTCGAGGGGCTTGTGCGCCTGGCCGCCCTGCTCTGCGGGGTCCCAACCGCCGTGATCAACATCATCGACGATCGGTTCCAGCATCAGATCGCGGCGGTGGGGATGGAACCCGCGGTATGCGACCGCGACGACTCCCTGTGCGTCGCGGTGCTTGCGCAGCGCACCCCGGTCGTCGTCCCAGACGCCCGGGAGGACCCGCGGTTCAGCGCCAACCCCTTCGTCACCGGCGACATCGCTCGCGTCCGCTTCTACGCATCCAGTCCGCTCGTGACCCCTGACGGCGTCGTCATCGGGACGCTGTGCGTCTTTGACGAGAACGTCCGTGATCTCGATTCTGAGACTCAGCGCGCGCTCGACATCCTGGCGAACCAAGTCATCGATGTGCTCGAGTTGCGCCGCATCACCCGCGAACTCCTGCAGACGAACGAGATGCTCTCGCAGTTTGCGGGACAGATCAGCCATGACCTGCGCAATCCGCTCACGGCGTTGACGGGCTTCCTGGAGCTCGCATCCGACAGTCCCGACATCGACCATGCGCCGCAGGCCGCCAGGTCACTGGCTCACGCCGAGTCCGCCGCCGACCGGATGGCGGCGATGATCGCCGACCTGCTCGAGTACGCCCGGCGTGGATCCGCGGCGCCGCGGCCGCACACCGTGCGGCTCGACGAACTGGCGACGGAGGTTGTCAAGGATCTCCGCGTCGCCATCACCGCAGCGGGAGCGGACGTCGTGGTGGATGCCGATCTTGAGGTGTGGGCTGACCGCACGCTCTTGGGTGTTGTCATCCAGAACCTCATCGCCAACGCCGTGAAGTTCGCCGCAGCGGATGGGGTGGAGCCGCGTGTCGAGGTGCGAGCAGAGGTGAGTTCACCGGGCTGGCTCATCACCGTCGACGACAACGGGCCGGGCGTCCCCGTGGCGCTCCGGAGGCGTGTGTTCGATTTCATGGATCGCGGCAACGCGGAAGGCGTCGACGGCCTCGGCATCGGGTTGGCGACGTGCCGTCGCATCATTCAGGCACACGGAGGCCGCATCGGTATCGACGATTCTCCGCTCGGTGGTGCACGGGTGTGGATCACGCTGCCGTCCCGCCCTGACGTGCGCTGA
- a CDS encoding SulP family inorganic anion transporter, which yields MTDTAPAAPETSGRYRIEPTVLDALRSPRLLTREVLAGLVVAIALIPEAIAFSIIAGVDPRLGLFSSFVMAVAIAFLGGRPAMITAATGAIALVVAPVAREYGVDYLVATVLLGGLIQIVFAALGVAKLMRFIPRSVMVGFVNALAILIFVSQFPQLIDVPWLVYPMVVAGLLIMYLMPLWTKIVPAPLVAIVLLTAAAVVFAMNIPTVGDQGDLPESLPTLFIPNVPFSLETLQIIAPYALAVAVVGLLESLMTAKLVDDITDTHSRKTREAFGQGGANILSGLFGGMGGCAMIGQTMINVKASGARTRISTFLAGVFLLILVLVLGDIVAVIPMAALVAVMIVVSVATFDWHSIRPSTLRRMPKSETAVMLITVIVTVWTHNLAIGVVVGVFAAMVLFARRVAHFVQVRREPDAEASVPTVRYTVDGELFFASSNDLTTQFEYSHDPDRVIIDMSNSHIWDASTVAALDAVVTKYEQRGKRVILEGMNEATTDFHGRLSGELGAGH from the coding sequence GTGACCGATACCGCCCCCGCTGCGCCCGAGACCTCTGGCCGCTACCGCATCGAACCGACCGTGCTTGACGCGCTGCGAAGCCCGAGGTTGCTGACCCGGGAAGTGCTCGCGGGCCTGGTCGTCGCGATCGCCCTGATCCCCGAAGCGATCGCCTTCTCGATCATCGCGGGGGTCGATCCGCGCCTCGGCCTCTTCTCGTCGTTCGTCATGGCGGTGGCGATCGCCTTCCTCGGGGGCAGGCCGGCGATGATCACCGCAGCGACGGGCGCCATCGCGCTCGTGGTTGCGCCCGTGGCACGCGAGTATGGCGTCGACTATCTCGTCGCGACGGTTCTGCTCGGCGGCCTCATCCAGATCGTGTTCGCGGCCCTCGGGGTCGCGAAGCTCATGCGCTTCATCCCCCGCAGCGTCATGGTCGGATTCGTCAACGCGCTCGCGATCCTGATCTTCGTTTCGCAGTTCCCGCAGCTGATCGACGTGCCCTGGCTCGTCTACCCGATGGTCGTCGCCGGCCTGCTGATCATGTACCTCATGCCGCTGTGGACCAAGATCGTGCCCGCCCCGCTCGTGGCGATCGTGCTGCTCACGGCCGCAGCTGTCGTCTTCGCGATGAACATCCCCACCGTCGGAGACCAGGGTGATCTGCCCGAGAGTCTTCCGACGCTGTTCATCCCGAACGTCCCGTTCAGCCTCGAGACCCTCCAGATCATCGCCCCGTACGCCCTCGCAGTGGCCGTCGTCGGACTGCTCGAATCTCTCATGACGGCAAAGCTCGTCGATGACATCACCGATACCCACTCACGCAAGACCCGCGAAGCCTTCGGGCAGGGCGGCGCGAACATCCTGTCGGGCCTGTTCGGCGGCATGGGCGGGTGCGCGATGATCGGCCAGACGATGATCAACGTCAAGGCGTCCGGCGCACGCACGCGCATCTCGACCTTCCTCGCGGGCGTCTTCCTCCTGATCCTCGTGCTCGTGCTCGGCGACATCGTCGCGGTCATTCCCATGGCGGCCCTCGTCGCCGTCATGATCGTCGTCTCGGTCGCGACCTTCGACTGGCACAGCATCCGTCCGTCGACCCTGCGACGGATGCCCAAGAGCGAGACCGCCGTCATGCTCATCACCGTCATCGTGACGGTGTGGACCCACAACCTCGCGATCGGTGTGGTCGTCGGTGTCTTCGCGGCGATGGTGCTCTTTGCCCGGCGCGTCGCCCACTTCGTCCAGGTGCGCCGTGAGCCGGATGCCGAGGCATCGGTCCCCACGGTGCGCTATACCGTCGACGGCGAGCTGTTCTTCGCTTCCAGCAACGACCTCACGACGCAGTTCGAGTACTCGCATGACCCCGACCGCGTCATCATCGACATGTCGAACTCTCACATCTGGGATGCCTCGACGGTCGCCGCCCTGGATGCCGTCGTCACGAAGTACGAGCAGCGCGGCAAGCGCGTCATCCTCGAGGGGATGAACGAGGCCACAACCGACTTCCACGGCAGGCTGTCGGGCGAGCTCGGCGCCGGCCACTGA
- a CDS encoding amino acid ABC transporter ATP-binding protein, translated as MTAVLRAEGLWKSFGEQPVLRGVSLELSRHEVVALIGASGSGKSTLLRCLNLLEGIDDGRILLGDQDISDPRVDADRVRSRLGTVFQSYNLFPHLSVLDNVTLASRVVRRMPRRDAEERGRALLDRVGLGAFAGEHPDRLSGGQQQRAALARALATDPDVLLLDEITSALDPELVGEVLGLVRQLAEDGATILMATHEMAFARDVAHRVVFLDEGRVLEEGPPAQVFGAPREARTREFLTRFRA; from the coding sequence GTGACCGCGGTGCTGCGGGCCGAGGGCCTCTGGAAGAGCTTCGGCGAGCAACCCGTCCTGCGCGGCGTGTCGCTCGAGCTCTCCCGCCACGAGGTCGTGGCGCTGATCGGTGCGAGCGGCTCGGGAAAGTCGACCCTGTTGCGCTGCCTCAATCTGCTCGAAGGCATCGACGATGGCCGCATCCTGCTGGGGGACCAAGACATCTCCGATCCGCGCGTTGACGCCGACCGGGTGCGCTCGCGCCTGGGAACCGTCTTCCAGAGCTACAACCTCTTCCCTCACCTGAGCGTGCTCGACAACGTCACGCTCGCGTCGCGCGTCGTGCGACGGATGCCGCGGCGCGACGCCGAAGAGCGGGGGAGAGCCCTTCTCGACCGCGTCGGGTTGGGGGCGTTCGCCGGCGAGCATCCTGACCGGCTGTCGGGAGGTCAGCAGCAGCGCGCGGCGCTCGCCCGCGCCCTGGCCACCGACCCCGACGTGCTCCTCCTGGACGAGATCACCTCGGCCCTTGATCCTGAGCTGGTCGGCGAGGTGCTGGGGCTCGTGCGGCAGCTGGCCGAGGACGGCGCGACGATCCTCATGGCTACCCACGAGATGGCGTTCGCCCGTGATGTGGCTCACCGCGTGGTGTTCCTCGATGAGGGCCGCGTGCTCGAGGAGGGACCGCCAGCTCAGGTGTTCGGCGCGCCGCGCGAGGCCCGCACGAGGGAGTTCCTCACCCGTTTCCGCGCCTAG
- a CDS encoding amino acid ABC transporter permease, whose product MTPSDPALAPASGGGLPPPSALELDRRAYRRRRSQRSVLLAIASTVVFAAIVWVSVIQTPGWAAVQEAFFDPRIALEALPKVWDGFLLNLQVLGLSVITVSVVALVVAVLRTLRGPVFFPLRVLAAGYTDLFRGFPFIIVLYLVGYGIPTIVGERIEPVILGVMAVTLTYSAYVAEVIRAGIEAVHPSQRLAARALGLGHAQTLRHVVLPQALRKMTPPLMNDFISMQKDVGLISILGAVDAIAAARSEVSLTYNFTPYVVAGILFVLLAVPTIRVADWYTARLQRREQAGSIL is encoded by the coding sequence GTGACCCCGTCCGACCCGGCCCTCGCGCCCGCGAGCGGCGGCGGGCTCCCGCCGCCGAGCGCCCTTGAGCTCGACCGCCGCGCCTACCGGCGCCGGCGGTCGCAGCGCTCGGTCCTGCTGGCTATCGCGTCGACCGTCGTCTTCGCGGCGATCGTCTGGGTCAGCGTCATCCAGACGCCGGGATGGGCGGCGGTGCAGGAGGCGTTCTTCGACCCGCGGATCGCGCTGGAGGCACTGCCGAAGGTGTGGGACGGGTTCCTTCTGAACCTGCAGGTTCTCGGGCTGTCGGTCATCACGGTCAGCGTCGTCGCGCTGGTCGTCGCGGTGCTGCGCACCCTCCGCGGCCCGGTGTTCTTCCCGCTGCGGGTTCTGGCAGCCGGCTACACCGACCTGTTCCGCGGGTTCCCCTTCATCATCGTGCTCTACCTCGTGGGATACGGGATCCCCACGATCGTCGGGGAACGGATCGAGCCCGTCATCCTCGGGGTGATGGCGGTCACTCTCACCTACTCGGCGTACGTCGCGGAAGTCATCCGTGCCGGGATCGAGGCGGTGCATCCCTCGCAGCGGTTAGCGGCGCGCGCCCTGGGCCTCGGGCACGCGCAGACACTGCGGCACGTCGTGCTGCCCCAGGCGCTGCGCAAGATGACGCCGCCCCTCATGAACGACTTCATCTCGATGCAGAAGGATGTCGGCCTGATCTCGATCCTCGGAGCGGTGGATGCCATCGCCGCCGCGCGCTCCGAGGTCTCGCTCACCTACAACTTCACGCCGTACGTCGTTGCCGGCATCCTGTTCGTGCTACTGGCTGTGCCGACGATCCGAGTGGCTGACTGGTATACGGCGAGGCTGCAGCGCCGCGAGCAGGCGGGATCGATCCTGTGA
- a CDS encoding transporter substrate-binding domain-containing protein, with amino-acid sequence MSRPSGASRARILAAAAALTVSALALAGCAGSSEQTDSADAAYVTPGKLTVATGQTAYEPYVINDDPASGEGFEAALAYAIADKLGFAADDVEWVRTSFESAIAPGPKDFDFNIQQYTITDERKQAVDFSSPYYSAAQAVVALEGGPADGVTDIAGLKPLVFGAMSGSTSAQTIDAVVQPDTAPQLYSSNEDAVAALSAGQIDAFVIDLPTAFLATSQYIEDSFIVGQLPLGGIADEWGVVLAKDSPLTASVSAAIDELRADGTLQQITEQWLGAEQDVPILQ; translated from the coding sequence GTGTCCCGTCCCTCTGGCGCATCGCGCGCCCGCATCCTTGCCGCCGCTGCCGCACTCACGGTCTCGGCGCTCGCCCTGGCCGGCTGCGCCGGTTCGAGCGAACAGACCGATTCTGCCGATGCCGCGTATGTGACGCCTGGAAAGCTCACTGTCGCGACCGGGCAGACCGCCTACGAGCCGTACGTCATCAACGATGACCCGGCATCGGGCGAGGGCTTCGAGGCGGCCCTCGCGTACGCGATCGCCGACAAGCTCGGTTTCGCCGCCGACGATGTCGAGTGGGTGCGGACGAGCTTCGAATCCGCGATCGCTCCCGGTCCGAAGGACTTTGATTTCAACATCCAGCAGTACACGATCACCGACGAGCGCAAGCAGGCTGTCGACTTCTCGTCGCCGTACTACTCCGCAGCGCAGGCGGTCGTCGCCCTCGAGGGCGGGCCGGCGGACGGTGTCACCGATATTGCGGGGCTCAAGCCGCTCGTGTTCGGCGCGATGTCGGGATCGACCAGCGCGCAGACGATCGACGCTGTCGTGCAGCCCGATACCGCTCCGCAGCTGTACTCCTCGAACGAGGATGCCGTTGCCGCCCTCAGCGCGGGGCAGATCGACGCCTTCGTGATCGACCTGCCGACGGCCTTCCTCGCGACCTCGCAGTACATCGAGGACTCGTTCATCGTCGGTCAGCTGCCCCTCGGTGGCATCGCTGACGAGTGGGGTGTGGTTCTGGCCAAGGACTCTCCCTTGACCGCGTCGGTTTCGGCAGCGATCGACGAGTTGCGCGCCGACGGCACCCTCCAGCAGATCACCGAGCAGTGGCTGGGTGCCGAGCAGGACGTTCCGATCCTGCAGTGA
- a CDS encoding Lrp/AsnC ligand binding domain-containing protein produces the protein MIGVTLRPGARQESIRAFTQEVRRIPEVIQVFFLGGADDFLVHIAVEDSSAVRRFVVDHLSARHSVASTRTSLIFEYHRNGVAADFD, from the coding sequence GTGATCGGCGTCACCCTCCGTCCCGGCGCGCGCCAGGAGAGCATCCGCGCGTTCACGCAGGAGGTGCGACGCATCCCCGAGGTGATCCAGGTCTTCTTCCTCGGCGGTGCGGATGACTTCCTCGTGCACATCGCGGTCGAAGACTCGTCGGCGGTGCGGCGCTTCGTCGTCGACCATCTCTCGGCTCGGCACAGCGTCGCATCCACCCGCACGAGCCTCATCTTCGAATACCACCGCAACGGCGTCGCGGCCGACTTCGACTAG
- a CDS encoding AsnC family protein yields the protein MEKELDPIDERIVALLSADGRMTNAALADAIGLAPRPSTPAFAP from the coding sequence ATGGAGAAGGAACTCGACCCCATCGACGAGCGCATCGTCGCGCTGCTTTCCGCCGACGGCCGGATGACCAACGCGGCGCTCGCGGACGCGATCGGCCTGGCCCCTCGACCGTCCACACCCGCGTTCGCGCCCTGA